The genomic segment ATATGATCCTGGACGAAACGACCCGCCGGAACCTCGAGATCTTCCGGCCGATCCGTGAGGGGACCGAAGGGGCGACGCTACTCGCGATCGTGGACGGCTCGGTCACCTCCATGGGGGGGCGGCTCCTCCGGGAGTGGCTGATGCGCCCCCTGATCGACCCGGAGGCGATCGGCGCGCGTCTCGGCGCCGTGGAAGAGGGCGTGGAGCGGAGTGTCTGGCGTGAGGAGGCGCGCGCCCTTCTCCGCCGCTTCGGCGACCTGGAACGCCTCGCCGGCAAGATCGTGCTCGGCCGAGGGACGCCGCGAGACCTGGCGGCGCTCCGGGAGACTCTCCGCCGCGTACCCGCTCTGGCGGACCTCTTCCGCGAGGCGGCGAGCCCTCTCCTCCGCGAGATCGCGGAGAGACTCGAGCCGATGGAAGAGTTGGTCGAGAGGATCGCGCGGGCGATCGTCGACGAGCCGCCGGCGACGATCCAGGAGGGGGGAATCATCCGGGAGGGGTACGACGCCGAGTTGGACGAACTCCGCCGCGTCGGAACGCACGGGCAGAACTGGATGGTCGAGCTTCAGGAAGCGGAGCGAAAGAGGACCGGGATCCCGTCGCTCAAGGTCGGCTTCAACAAGGTGTTCGGGTACTACATCGAGGTGAGCAAAGCGCGGGCGGAGAACGTGCCCCCCACCTACATCCGGAAGCAAACGCTGGTGAACGCGGAGCGTTACATCACCCCGGAACTGAAGGAGCAGGAAGACCGAATTCTCGGCGCCGAGGAGAGGATCCGCGCGTTGGAGGAGAGGCTCTTCCTTGAGATCCGAAGCGTCGCCGCGGCCGAGGGAACGCGGATTCGGCGGATCGGAGGAGCCGCGGCGGAACTGGACGTGCTCCTCGGCTTCGCCGACGCCGCGGTGCGGAGGCGCTATGTCCGCCCGCGGGTCGGCGGCGGGACGGCCCTCCGCATACGAAAGGGGAGACACCCGGTGGTGGAGGCGCTTCTCGGGCCGGGCGAATTCATCCCCAACGACACGGAGCTGGACACGGAAAGCGAACAGATCCATATCCTGACCGGTCCCAACATGGCGGGGAAGTCGACCTATCTGCGGCAGGTCGCGCTGATCCAGATCCTCGCGCAGACCGGATGCTTCGTCCCCGCCGAGGAGGCGGATCTGGGCGTGGCGGACCGGGTCTTCACGCGGGTCGGCGCGTCGGACGATCTCGCCCGCGGGCAGAGCACCTTCCTCGTCGAGATGACCGAGACGGCGAACATCCTCCACAACGCCACCGAGCGCTCCCTCGTTCTTCTCGACGAGATCGGCCGCGGAACCTCCACCTTCGACGGCGTCTCCATCGCATGGGCGGTCGTGGAGTATCTCCACGCCCACGCCGAGACGGCGGCCAAGACGCTCTTCGCCACGCACTACCACGAACTGGCGGAGCTGGCGGAGCGCCTGGAGCGCGTGCGCAACTATTCGGTTCTGGTCAAGGAATGGCGGGATCGAGTGGTCTTCCTCCGCCGGGTCGTCCCGGGGAGCGTGGATCGAAGTTACGGCATCCAGGTCGCCCGCCTGGCCGGTCTTCCGGATGAGGTGATCCGGCGCGCCAAGGAGGTGCTCGCCGGTCTCGAGCGGGAACACGCGGTTTCGCCTTCGTCCCGCTCGGGCCGAGAAAATGACGCTTTTCAGTTGAACCTATTCAGCTCCGAAGAGGAGCGGGTGCTCGAGGAAATCCGCGACCTGGACCCGGAGCGGACCACTCCCCTGGAGAGCCTCCGTAAGATTCAGGAGTGGGGGGAGAGACTGAAGCGGGAGAGGGAGGCCTGAGATGGGGCGCATCCGCGTGCTCCCGGAAATCGTGGCGAACCGGATCGCCGCAGGCGAAGTGGTGGAGCGACCCGCCTCGGTGGCGAAGGAGTTGGTGGAGAACGCCCTCGACGCGGGCGCCCTCTCGGTGGAAGTGCGCGTCGAGGAGGGGGGAATCCGGCTGCTGGAGGTCTCCGACGACGGCTGCGGCATGGACCCGGAAGACGCCCGCCTCGCCTTCGAGCGCCACGCCACGAGCAAGATCCGCTCCGCCGAGGAGATCGAGACGGTTCGTTCCTTCGGCTTCCGCGGCGAAGCGCTGCCGAGCGTCGCCTCGGTGGCGGAGGTGGAGACGCTCACCTCCGCCGGCGGCGACGAAGCGGTCCGCATCGTCCTCAGGGGCGGGCGTTCCCTCGTCGAGGAGAGGGCCGGCCGTACACGGGGAACGACGGTGACGGTGCGGGACCTCTTCTTCAACACGCCGGCGAGACGCAAATTCTTGAAGAGCGAAGCTTCCGAGGAGAGGCGGATCCGCCGGGCCGTGATCGCCCACGCGCTCGCCCAGACCGGCGTCCGCTTCCGCTACGTCAAGGACGGCGAGGAGGTCTTTCATCTCCCCGCCGGGGAGGAGACGGGGCTCCGGGCGGCCCGTCTCTTCGGCGACGAGATCGCGGCCGCGCTGATCGCCGTGGACGGCCGGGAGAGCGGCCCTATCGTCTCCGGGCTGGTCGGAAACGTGGAGTCCGCCAGGGGAAGCCGGAGCTACCAATACTTCCATGTCAACGGGCGCCCGGTGGAACAGGGCCTCCTCGTGCAGGCCGCCACCGCTCCCTATCGGGAGTATCTGCCGCCGCGCCGCTATCCGATCCTCATACTCGGCTTGTTCATCGACCCCGCCTACGTGGACGTGAACATCCATCCCACCAAAAGGGAAGTCCGATTCTCGCCGGAGAGGACCGTCTTCGCGGCCTTGGAGGGAGCGGTCCGTCGAGCGGTCCGTTCAGAAGCGAGCCTGCCGCCGTTGTCCGCGGGGAGAAAGGAGGGGGGCGCCTCCGCGGGGAGTCCGGGCGTCGCTCCGCCCGCGCTCCCGCTCGGCCGTGAGGGGGAGTGGACCTATCACGCGCCCGCGGCGGAGCCGGGATTTCCCTCGGCGGAGACGGAGCGGGAGCGCGGCGCTCCGGCCGGGGAGGAGGGCCGGCTCTCGCGGGTCGACCTCTCCCGGGTGATCCAGGCGGGAGACACCTACCTGATCGCCGGCGGTCCGGACGGGATGGTGGTGGCGGACCAACACGCCGCGCACGAAAGGATCCTCTTCGAGGAGGCGATGGACCGGATGGAGAGGCGTGAGGGCGATTCGCAGTCTCTCCTCTTCGCCGAAACGGTATCCGTCGATCCGGCGCTCGTCTCGATCGCCGAGGAGTATGCCGAATGGCTCGGACGGGCCGGCTTTCTCGTCCGACCCGCGGGTCCCCGATCTCTCCTCCTCGAAGGGATTCCGCCCGGCCTCCGCCGCATCGCTCCCTCCGCCTTCCTGGTTCGCTTTCTGGAGCGGCTGGAGGAGGAGGGACGGGGAGACGGAGACAGGGAGAGGCGCGTCGCGGCGTCGATCGCCTGCCACGGCGCCGTCCGCGCCGGCGATCGCCTCACGCCGGAGGAGGCGCGGGCGCTCCTCGTCCGTCTCGCGAAGTGCAAACAGCCGTTCCGCTGCCCCCACGGCCGACCCACCTTCCTCGCCATGACAGCCGAGGATCTGGCGCGCCGCTTCGGCCGGACATGAGACGACCCCTCCTCGCCGTCGTCGGACCGACCGCGTCCGGAAAGACGGAGACGGCGATCCTCCTCGCCGGCGTGCTCGGCGGAGAGATCGTCTCCGTGGACGCCCGCCAGGTCTATCGCGGCCTCGACATCGGCACCGCCAAGCCGACCCCGGAGGAG from the Candidatus Eisenbacteria bacterium genome contains:
- the mutS gene encoding DNA mismatch repair protein MutS; its protein translation is MEARTPMMRQYWAMKERHPEAILFFRMGDFYEMFHEDAETASRVLGLTLTSRSKGEESPIPLAGVPWHKADHYVDRLLRAGFKVAICDQTEDPKKAKGLVRREVTEVVTPGTALGGALLEGNRPNYLMALAPGRSGKEERVGVAAMDVTTGDFRIGELPPEEVEEEVARFEPAEVLVPDGEEARFAGLGRNGRAPMISRVEEWRFDGDQGERTLRDHFGVETLDGFGCSGLPLGLAAAAVLFGYLRDLGRDNLHHVDRVRGIGARTHMILDETTRRNLEIFRPIREGTEGATLLAIVDGSVTSMGGRLLREWLMRPLIDPEAIGARLGAVEEGVERSVWREEARALLRRFGDLERLAGKIVLGRGTPRDLAALRETLRRVPALADLFREAASPLLREIAERLEPMEELVERIARAIVDEPPATIQEGGIIREGYDAELDELRRVGTHGQNWMVELQEAERKRTGIPSLKVGFNKVFGYYIEVSKARAENVPPTYIRKQTLVNAERYITPELKEQEDRILGAEERIRALEERLFLEIRSVAAAEGTRIRRIGGAAAELDVLLGFADAAVRRRYVRPRVGGGTALRIRKGRHPVVEALLGPGEFIPNDTELDTESEQIHILTGPNMAGKSTYLRQVALIQILAQTGCFVPAEEADLGVADRVFTRVGASDDLARGQSTFLVEMTETANILHNATERSLVLLDEIGRGTSTFDGVSIAWAVVEYLHAHAETAAKTLFATHYHELAELAERLERVRNYSVLVKEWRDRVVFLRRVVPGSVDRSYGIQVARLAGLPDEVIRRAKEVLAGLEREHAVSPSSRSGRENDAFQLNLFSSEEERVLEEIRDLDPERTTPLESLRKIQEWGERLKREREA
- the mutL gene encoding DNA mismatch repair endonuclease MutL, with translation MGRIRVLPEIVANRIAAGEVVERPASVAKELVENALDAGALSVEVRVEEGGIRLLEVSDDGCGMDPEDARLAFERHATSKIRSAEEIETVRSFGFRGEALPSVASVAEVETLTSAGGDEAVRIVLRGGRSLVEERAGRTRGTTVTVRDLFFNTPARRKFLKSEASEERRIRRAVIAHALAQTGVRFRYVKDGEEVFHLPAGEETGLRAARLFGDEIAAALIAVDGRESGPIVSGLVGNVESARGSRSYQYFHVNGRPVEQGLLVQAATAPYREYLPPRRYPILILGLFIDPAYVDVNIHPTKREVRFSPERTVFAALEGAVRRAVRSEASLPPLSAGRKEGGASAGSPGVAPPALPLGREGEWTYHAPAAEPGFPSAETERERGAPAGEEGRLSRVDLSRVIQAGDTYLIAGGPDGMVVADQHAAHERILFEEAMDRMERREGDSQSLLFAETVSVDPALVSIAEEYAEWLGRAGFLVRPAGPRSLLLEGIPPGLRRIAPSAFLVRFLERLEEEGRGDGDRERRVAASIACHGAVRAGDRLTPEEARALLVRLAKCKQPFRCPHGRPTFLAMTAEDLARRFGRT